CTCCTCCAAGCAGGTACCATTAAGAGATTTTTTAACGACACATTCCATAgccaaaatttattatttattaataatttaagatTTTTTACATTCTTCTGGTAAATTTTAGCTCAAAGGCTAAAATTTACCTTGTACCTTGCAAGAAACCTTCAAAATAATTCCAAGAACAGGGTCAGAGGTGCCTGGGGGAGGAGTGTTCATCTGACCCATGTGTTAAGGCAGCACATTAGAACAGGCTTGGCAAGGCTTCCTCAGTGTAATTCTAAAGCCACATGCAGGTTCAGTGAGAACACCTTGCCAAAGTCATGAGGAAAAGGGAAGACACCATTCCAGATTCATTTGTTCTGCCAACATGAAAGTGATTCATTCCCAGGTAGAACCACCAGACAGTAACAAAAGACTAGAGGATAAATTATCCCTTTCTCCCCACCGCATCTCAGTATCACCGAGATCTGCACAGGGGAAGTAATCAATGAAGTGAATATTGTTATCTTGCTACTCCCAGATACCCACATCCTACAGCCCTCAGCAAGGTATGCTCTGTGGCTTCCATGATCAAgagcattttctttctctcaaatGAGCCAGAACTATATTCTTGGGAACTATGCACACACAGGATACAGTCAATCCATTCtaaattatcatctttattggaAACTTAGGATTGTTAAGAACTCTGCCCTGCTGTTATTATTTGTAAactgcacactcacacacccccACAACCCAGAAACATGTCCCCTCCCAAGTAGGTAAAATTAAGTTTAAGAATTACACATTCCATAGCCAAAATAgtcatttattaataatttaaggtTTTACATTCTTAGAATAAATTTCAGCTCAACACTTTACACCAGGAACATCAATGGAGCAACGGAATTCTCCCTCCTTCACAATCATACCCACTACACCAATCAAATGGGTACCCACGCTCACAGGCACACTTCCAGTTTTATACAAATCACttttcaaaaaaggaaagaaaccaacCCAAAATATTGCATTTGAGGTGACACTCCCTGAAGAATTTTGTACAGAGGTAATAGACTGTTTAGCACagctgaagttaaaaaaaaaaattgagcccaTGATTTTGGTGTCTTTCCAagttatctccccttcttctctcagatAACAGGAGCCAAAATATTTACAAAGGTAAGGCAAAGTcaaactacattaaaacaaagaccacagggaAGATATATGGAGAATAAAGACCACCATAACAATTTCTCAGCAAATACATGTCAAAGAAAATGTCATTCATAATAAAATCAAGCATGCTGTAAATATATCTTTTGGATTAGAAAAGAGcaatagtgtcttttttttttccttctttttgcagAAGTGGCATCCTGCTGTCTCCCCCTTTGGATGATTTCTTCTAAACCCatcaaagaaaaaagtaaattcaAACAAACACTAACAAGGGACTGAAGATCACATATTTACAATCATTACGTGGTATATCAGATATAGCTtgtgtattattattactttttttttcttttttgcaaaccAGTAACAAATACAGAGCTGAAACCTCTCTTTGGCTCCTCAATGCAAAAGTGAAATCGGTCTTCACTGAAGACAAATTATGTAGTCAGTTCCAGATGCAACAAGGAAAACAGTCAGACAAGGCCCAAAAGAACACATGCTCTTACCCTATCATTTGGCCCTCCCCTAGTTAGCATGGAAGTGCTCGGGGTTCCAGTCCCTGCATGGGTAAGGCTGTACACATGCGCGCAGAGGAGCAAACCTACTGCTCGTGTCTAGAAAGCATGCCCTGTCCTTCCAATGGGAATGGAGCAAATCTCTCCCTTTGTAATAACCTATTTCCACACTTGGTAACCTTGTCTAATACAGACAGCTGGTGTCCCTGACACCAGGAGGGATGGAGGTGCCACATACAAAAAAGGCAGCCCCCTCTGATGCTGCCAAGAGAAACTGCTAAAGGAATACGGACACCTCCCAGAGTCAGGAGGACCAGGGGGACCCTTCACGTGGATTGCCGGGAGTCCACCTGATAGACGTTCTGGTTGGGGGGGGTGGTGAAATACAGCTGCTGAGTCGGGACACGGTTGTCACAGGGGCTGCTCAGTCCCAGTGTCCGCTCGAAGTCCAGCAGTTGGCCCATGAAGTTGAAATTGGGGGAGATGTTGGATTTCTTCATCTTGACGATGTCGTAGGCGTCATTCATCGATAGGTTGAGCTTCTGCATGAGATAAGCCACGGTCACGGTGACCGAGCGACTGATGCCAGCCAAGCAGTGCACCAGGACACCGCAGTTTTTGCCTCGGGCTTCCTCTGTGAAGgcacaaaaaagaaaaggcacaggAGGTAAGCAGGCTGCAAACAAACCACCTTTTGGGAACCaccagcctaaaaaaaaaaaaaaaaaaaacctgaatctctattaaaagagagaaatacaatCCCATGTGGTGGTGGAGCCCAGCAGGCAAGAGAGAATGTATACTGGGCACAATTACATATTTCAGATAGTTTCTCATAAGGGAGCTTTTGTAGTAAGTTTCtgccaaaagagaaaaaaaaattccttaatgTGTGCATTCTTTGCCTCAGCATGTGAATACCAGAAAGCCTGCAATATGGTCATGAATGCCTTTTATACAGACCAGCAGACTGCAAGGGTCTATTAAATTATTCTTCCAACTGTTGTGTAGCTAACAATGGAGGTATTCaggcattttaaaaagagagagggaagtcaCAGGGGACAGCCCATTAGGAGGAACAGGATGTGGACATGGCCTGAAAATGAGTTCCTTTGTAATAGGAAACGCACTACAATGCCTGCAGATCCACTTCTCCCAGGCTTCCAGCCCACAGCTCTTCCTGCTGGGTTCAGGTTACCCTCACTGTCTCGCTGTTCAGGGCTATCACGTTGGCATTCAAGGGTATCACACAACACTGAGCATTCATAAGGCTTCCCAGCAACCAACTAAGACCTCTAAAACTGTGTTATCTTTCCTGACTCCAGCCAGTACTTTACCCAGCCCTCCCCCCTAAAACTGTCACGAAAACTGAATTTGAGAAAGCTGTGTCTGAAtgcacacccccaccccttttcaaGACTAAATTTTAAGAATTCTGGATAAAACTGCCTTTCAGATACGCCTGCAGTCTGCAGTCTAGCTAAAAAGCCACGTTTTGCATAACCCCCAGCGGGTGGATAAGCACACCATCATAAAGACCTACAGTTCACCAAAACAGTCAGCCAGAATTACTAACAGGTGAAGTTCTAGGGGGCAGTTCTGAGTTAGCATTGAAAAGTCAGATGGAGGACTGTGAATTAGTACTCACCTATGAAAGAAATGGCCTCAGGGAAAAACTGGGACAGGTTTTGGCTCCAGTGATCCGAGATGGGGATCTGCTTGTATTTAAATTCTCCTGCATTCTCGAAGAGATTTGGCAGGTTAGGGGTAACGTTCAGAATGTATTTGATGCCAAACTCTTCCAAAACGTCCAGGTTGGTGGAGTCTTTGGCACAACCCAAGTAGAGGAAGGGCAAGATCTCCACAGGAAATGAAGGCTGGCTGTTGGACAGTGGGCTGCCATCCGAGTCTGTGGCACTGTTGGGGTCTCGGTCAAGGTCAGACTCAATATCTGAAGAGGAGTCAGAGCTGATCCGCAGCCCCCCGAGCCCCAGCACCGGCAGTGGTGGTGAGCTGCTGCTACAGGAACCGTCTAAGTTGGTCTCACAGTGGAGGGCAAACTCGGCTTGAAACT
This portion of the Erinaceus europaeus chromosome 7, mEriEur2.1, whole genome shotgun sequence genome encodes:
- the DUSP6 gene encoding dual specificity protein phosphatase 6, which gives rise to MIDTLRPAPFASEMAISKTVAWLNEQLELGNERLLLMDCRPQELYESSHIESAINVAIPGIMLRRLQKGNLPVRALFTRGEDRDRFTRRCGTDTVVLYDESSSDWNENTGGESVLGLLLKKLKDEGCRAFYLEGGFSKFQAEFALHCETNLDGSCSSSSPPLPVLGLGGLRISSDSSSDIESDLDRDPNSATDSDGSPLSNSQPSFPVEILPFLYLGCAKDSTNLDVLEEFGIKYILNVTPNLPNLFENAGEFKYKQIPISDHWSQNLSQFFPEAISFIEEARGKNCGVLVHCLAGISRSVTVTVAYLMQKLNLSMNDAYDIVKMKKSNISPNFNFMGQLLDFERTLGLSSPCDNRVPTQQLYFTTPPNQNVYQVDSRQST